CCAGACGAGGGACAAGATAGGAGAAGTTAGTTGCAACAGCATCTAGTTCTCGGCCTTAAAGCTCTAAGGGAAAATAAAAGGGAGTTATACTAAAGAACGTGGTGATGAAGAACTAAATAGGAAGAGATACACAAATAGCACGGTGGAAACAAAAATAGGAAAAGGGATTCTAGATCTTGtaaatgaagatgatgattctatTCAAAAGCTTGTATTTTAATTCGAAATAATTATTGTAACCCTTAGAGGCTTAAACTtgtttgattcttttatttattgtttttgacATGTGTGTTTAGTTCTTAAACTAACATGTGTTAGGTATAATCTATTATTTGGCATATCTTGAAACCTTAAAATGGTGGTCATCTTGCTACTATTAAATGGCCATTCTGCATCACTATTGGCATTGACTACTGGCTTCCacacatatttataattttataataaaagctaGAAAGTAGTTTAATGTAGGTTGTTGCTGTATTCTCCTTGCTTCAAGCCAAAACAGATTTTGCACGAgggtgtgtgtgtaatataaaaCCTTTTATGTGTTTTCCCTGTTTGCTCATGAAAActattgtatatataatttgaaaggaaataaataagACTTACCAATAACTTGCTGATGGagttgaaaatttatttatattctcaATTTCATGATGCTAGGAAGATTTCTCATAATTTAACTCCTCACAGCATATCTTTTACCACTGGAAAGGAGTCTTTCGATTCCTCCATTTGATAGCATTCACAATGCATATACAAACCCTTATTGGGTTTGACTTGCAATGTCAAGCATGGTTTCTGGCTATGTATCTAATGTGAAACCTAGACCATTAGTTTTGCTTGCATCTCTTAAAGTAAGTCCTTATGTATATCGTAATGTTACTCAATCTCCTAACTTAAATGCAATAGGTATTTTTCAAAGACATGTTAGGACTCGGTTTGAAGCTATACATATGAGAGTTGTCTGTAATATAAAACAATGTGCTTTCACCCAACTGTGTAAACTTTAGTAGGATTTTAGTATAATTTGAACGGAAGTAGGACTTGCCAATACTTGCTCTGATAGAATTGAAAATATATCTATTCTCTCTTTGCAGTTTCGACGACAATCCCTGGGACAGATACCTGGATTCCAAAATCATATCAATCATAGTCTGGGTTCTTCTCATCATCTGTCCAACTCGTCACAACATATCTTTGGTAATAGGGGCAGGGCAAGAACTCTTACATTTCCTCCTATTGATAACATTCACAATGCCGATACAAATCCATATCGGGTTCGACCTACAGTATCAAGGATGGTTTCTGGCCGTGTCTCTAATGTGGAACCTAGACCATCAGTTTTGCCTGCAACTCTTGAAATAAGGCCTTCTGTAAATTTGAATGTCACTCGACCACCTGCATTAAATCCAATAACTCCATTACAAAAACATGTTAGGAGTCAGTTTGAAGCTTTACATACTAGTAACCCTATTGtgaatcatgtaaataaatCTTCATTTATGCCAGAGCAGTCATTTGACAGTGTTGAGAACAAGGATGCAAGTATTTTGAAGATACATCAGTTGCCTAATCAGCTTCCTGGACTAATTTCGTCCAACCAGCAAAATCACAGGCAAGCACCACAACTGCAGTTTTTCCCACCATCTCAGGATTCGTCAAACTCACAATTTAGTCATGGGAGTTCTTTGCAGGGACATGGTGCTTCTATAAGTACTGCCATGTCGAATCCATTACCTATTATGCAATTCCATTTGCCACTGCAAAATGTTGCAAATAACCCTTTACATTTACAGGGTGGAGCCCGTCCACCTTTACCTCCAGGTCGCCCTCCTGCCCCACCACAAATGATACCTCTTCCAAATGCCAGTCCATTTATGTCAAGCCAACAGCCAACTGTTGGATATACTAATTTAATTAGTTCTCTAATGTCTCAAGGTGTGATCTCATTGGCCAACCAGCTGCCTGCACAGGTATTTAGTGttaatgttttcatttctttccttttgttttttcatttttttgcttGATCGTAtgagataatttattatttgttttaggaTTCTGTTGGAACTGAGTTCAATCCAGATATTCTGAAGCTTCGTTATGAGTCTGCTATCAATGCCTTGTATGGTGATCTCCCAAGACAATGCACAACTTGTGGACTCCGATTCAGATGCCAAGAGGAACACAGTAGTCATATGGATTGGCATGTGACAAAGAATCGGATGTCTAAAAGCCGGAAGCAGAAACCCTCTCGGAAGTGGTTTGTGAGTGACAGGATGTGGCTTAGTGGTGCAGAGGCATTGGGAACCGAGTCAGTTCCAGGTTTTTTGCCTACGGAAACCATAGAAGAAAAGATAGATGATGAAGAGTTGGCTGTTCCAGCAGAAGAGGATCAAAATACTTGTGCATTATGTGGAGAGCCTTTCGATGAGTTTTACAGTGATGAAATGGAGGAATGGATGTATAGGGGAGCTGTATACCTCTATGCTCCCACGGGGACAACAGCAGGCATGGACAGGTCACAGTTAGGCCCCATAATTCATGCTAAGTGCAGATCAGAATCTAATATGGCACCATCTGAAGATCTTGGGCCGGATgaaaaggtatttttttttttccatatcaATTGTTATGTTCTGCATCTGCCTCCGCTGTTACTTTCGTCAGGAGATTATGTCAGGAGTTCTACAATGATTAGtgtaaaataaactatttcGTATATACTTTAAgtcaaagttttttatatttaagggATTTGTCTTTTGTATATGATTTTTTCCATGTTATTGTGAACCTGTTTCtttgtttgaatttaatattCCTCGTCTGCTTGTTTGGATGTAATTTACATGTTTGCATATGCTTCAAGGAATCTTCAGtaataactttctttttattattttcggTTTACGCAGGGTGGTGATGAAGAGGGTACCCAAAGGAAGCGAAGGCGTAGTTGACTAAACTTGACcttaattttttgctttttgtaatttatgatTTTCCGTTAGTGTATGTTAGAATAGAGTTGACTGTTGCAATACCGTGGCCATTCTGCCAAAGTCATGTACATGTATAGTTGGACTAGTAAGTTGCATATTTTGTTGCAGCCAAAGGTTTACATATTAACTTGGAGTATTTCATCCCCAGATCAAAAACTAATGTTAGTAGTACATTGTTATTTTTGGGATGGCAGCGTATGCGGCGACATGGTTTTAGTTTCGTTATAATGACTTGATACAATTTGTCTGGTAACTTGGAATAGCGTACCAACTATGTGCGCCAActgtttgtattttttcaaactAGTGCATAAATGAGACAAATCTTCGAGGTATTCTTCCCCGACTGTTATGCTAGCAACAAGTTATatcctttctttccttttggtTTCTTGCTGTCTGGGAACAAAACTTCATATGATTCTGTCAAATTCTTAATGTAATTTTGTCAATCTATCCATGTAATTTCATCAAcgatattataattttcataatgaCATGTCTTAGATGACACGACATTAATCCATGAGATCCCTTGCAAGGTTCAATAAAGAATGGAGACATCAAAGATTTTAGTTATCAAGTATTACCGTTGGCAAAACATAAACCATCTTAGTTTTTTAATATGCAATAAAacttattgattaaaattttcattgtcATGTCATAAAAATAAGATGACAGTAATGAGTCTCCTAGTAAGGTTCAAAAGAAATGGAGACATCAATGACTCTAGTTGCCATGGACCACCTAGTTTACGAAATTTAACTGAtcttaatattgatttttaggtttaatatctattttgaagTTGTTCCCATTTTCTTCAAAAGTTCATTAATATCCTATATTTTGCAACAACTGTTCATGTTAGTCCTTTTTACATAATACCTAAAAAGGTTAACGAGAGAGCTGTCCAGCTAGTACAAAGTTGATAACTTGTTCACTTATTATTAACGTGACACTGTTAGGTAATTTGAGGTGTTAATTACGTTTATGATTAAAATGACGtggaaaatgtaaaagaaaaggttaaaattaGGGTGTGAAATTTAGGGATTAAAGACGTTTAAGGTAAAATCAATTGGCGAATTGGGTGATTTGGGGTTCAACAATTTGCTTTCAATTGGTGTTGAGATTGAGTTTGTGGTTCGTTCAACAACGTGGTTCATTCAACATCGTTGGTGAGGTAAGTGTTCGTACTATGTTGTTGTTCTTCATTTTGGGTAAGGGTTCGTGGTTCATTATTATTTGCTTTCGTTGATGGTGTTTGTCATCTTTAATGGGTGgaatcttaattatttaattgttttctaaTGCGTTGTCGGTTTGGGTTTAAATCTGTTAGGTATCCTTAATATGTATGACAGCCAT
This genomic interval from Vigna radiata var. radiata cultivar VC1973A unplaced genomic scaffold, Vradiata_ver6 scaffold_315, whole genome shotgun sequence contains the following:
- the LOC106780408 gene encoding polyadenylation and cleavage factor homolog 4: MFSQNLILPPENPRPAASFASKPMSNEIAIAAQKPPPSILVGRFKALLKQRDDELRLVAGVPVPPPTTDEIVQIYDLLLSELTCNLKPIITDLTIIAEQQREHAKGIADAICARILEVPADQKLPSLYLLDSIVKNFGQEYIKYFSLRLPEVFCEAYRQVQPSLHPAMRHLFGTWSKVFPPSVLRKIEAELQFSVAVNTQSSTLNAVRASESPRPSHGIHVNPKYLRQLDPSTVDSVGAEKLDSSGNANNTNFGILGSKTHQILSGSGRLGISSSPSRSGLDRPLSAPMDEYAADSSANRLIERDSSHPAVDYGVGKAIGRDMELSEWQRKQYAGDGRNRFPTSITYSLSNGHQRQSPRALIDAYGSDKSQETSSTKPLLVERLDRNGIDNKVLPTSWQNTEEEEFDWEDMSPTLTDHSRNNSILPSTIGFTRERPVVAANAALSEHDSRKGVWSSGSQLPPVDDSSAIAEDAFSSLGFRRQSLGQIPGFQNHINHSLGSSHHLSNSSQHIFGNRGRARTLTFPPIDNIHNADTNPYRVRPTVSRMVSGRVSNVEPRPSVLPATLEIRPSVNLNVTRPPALNPITPLQKHVRSQFEALHTSNPIVNHVNKSSFMPEQSFDSVENKDASILKIHQLPNQLPGLISSNQQNHRQAPQLQFFPPSQDSSNSQFSHGSSLQGHGASISTAMSNPLPIMQFHLPLQNVANNPLHLQGGARPPLPPGRPPAPPQMIPLPNASPFMSSQQPTVGYTNLISSLMSQGVISLANQLPAQDSVGTEFNPDILKLRYESAINALYGDLPRQCTTCGLRFRCQEEHSSHMDWHVTKNRMSKSRKQKPSRKWFVSDRMWLSGAEALGTESVPGFLPTETIEEKIDDEELAVPAEEDQNTCALCGEPFDEFYSDEMEEWMYRGAVYLYAPTGTTAGMDRSQLGPIIHAKCRSESNMAPSEDLGPDEKGGDEEGTQRKRRRS